The Vicinamibacterales bacterium genomic interval GAACCGATCCGAGAACCAGCGGGAAGGGGCATCGACGAACGCTCCCGATTATAGAGGTGCGCTCTATACTTGGGCGCATGTCACGGCCCGATCCACTCGCGTTCCTCAACGACGAACTCGCGGCGCTGAAGGCGCAGGGGCTCTACCGCACGCTGCGCGTGCTCGAGGGCGAAGCGCTGGCGCACGCGGTCTACGACCACCGATCGGTCGTGAACCTCTCGTCGAACAACTACCTCGGGCTCACGACGCATCCACGGCTGCGCCAGGCGGCGCTGGACGCGGTCCGGGAGCTCGGCGTCGGATCGGGCGCCGTCCGGACCATCTCCGGCACGATGGCCCTGCACGTCGAGCTCGAGCGCCGCCTCGCGGCCTTCAAGAACGTCGAGGCGGTGGTGGTGTTCCAAAGCGGCTTCGCGGCCAACGCGGGTACGGTGTCCGCCGTCCTGTCGAAAGACGACGTCATCATCTCGGACAGCCTCAACCACGCCAGCATCATCGACGGCTGCAGGCTGAGCCGTGCGCCCATCAAGGTCTTCCCGCACAAGGACGTGGCGGCCGCGCGGGCGATCCTCCAGGACCTGCCCGCCTCCCAGCGCAAGCTCCTCATCACCGACGGCGTCTTCTCGATGGACGGCGACCTGGGCCCCCTGCCGGCCTTGTGCGACCTGGCCGACGAGTTCGGCTGCATCATGATGGTGGACGACGCCCACGCCAGCGGCGTCTTCGGCCGCCAGGGCCGCGGCACGGTGGACCACTTCGGCTGTCACGGCCGCGTGGACATCCAGGTGGGCACGCTCTCGAAAGCCATCGGCGCGCTGGGCGGCTACGTGGCCGGCACCGGGGCCCTCATCGACTTCCTGCACCACCGGGCCCGTCCGTTCCTGTTCTCCACGTCCCATCCGCCGGCCGTCACGGCCGCGTGCATCGCGGCGCTGGACGTCCTGGAGACCGAGCCGCAGTGGATGGAGCGCCTCTGGGAGAACACGCGCTTCTTCCAGGCGGGGCTGAAGGGCCTGGGCTTCAACACCGGACAGAGCGAGAGTCCGATCACGCCCGTCATCGTGGGCGAGGCGGCGCTCGCCATGAAGATGTCCGACCGCCTGTTCGTCGAGGGCGTCTTCGCGCAGGGAATCGGGTTCCCCACCGTCGCGCGCGATCAGGCTCGCCTGCGCACCATCGTCTCCGCGACGCACACCCGCGAGGACCTGCAGTTCGCGCTGGACATGTTCGCGAAGGTGGGCCGGGAGCTCGGCGTCATCTAGCGCGAGGAGCACCCGTGCGCATCGCCGACATGCACTGGCAGCAGGTGGAGGAGTACCTCCGCCACGACGACCGGGCCGTGCTGCCGCTGGGCAGCACCGAACAGCACGGGTACCTGCGGCTCACCGTGGACTGCATCCTGCCCGAGCGCGTCGCCCTCGACGCGGCAGAGCCGCTGGGCGTTCCGGTGTTCCCGGTCGTGCCCTACGGCGTCACGCCGTACTTCCGCGACTTCCCCGGCACGATCTCGCTTCGCGTCGAGACGCACCTGCGCGTGGTGGGCGACATCCTGGACGGGCTGGCGCACACGGGCTTCCGGCGCATCCTCATCGTCAACGGCCACGGCGGCAACAACGCCGTGCAGCAGTTCGCGCTGGAATGGGCGGCGGACCGGCCGGCCTGCCGCGTCCTCTTCCACAACTGGTGGAACGCGCCGCGCACGTGGGCCAAGGTCCAGGCCATCGATCCCGTGGCGTCGCACGGGTCGTGGATGGAGAACTTCCCCTGGACCCGGCTGCCTGGCGTCGCCATGCCGGACGTCCCGCGCCCGATGGTCGACCTGGCGCGTGTCCGCGCGCTCGATCCCGCGGCGCTGAAGACCTACCTGGGCGACGGGAACTTCGGCGGGGCCTACCAGCGCCCCGACGAGGAGCTGCTCGCGCTGTGGCAGGTGGCCGTCGAGGAGACCCGCGCACTCCTCACGGGCTCGTGGGGCGGCGAGGCCTGAGCCGGAGCGGGCGATGCGGACGCTGGTCTGGGGTGCGGGAGCCATCGGCGGCACGCTCGGCGCGTATCTGGTGCGCGCCGGCCAGGACGTCACGTTCGTCGACGCGGCCGAGGACCACGTCGCCGCCATCACCGGACGCGGCCTGCGAGTCACCGGGCCCCTCGACGAGTTCACCGTGCGCGCCCCGGCGTTCACGCCGTCGGCGCTCTCAGGTACCTGGCCCGAAATCGTGTTGGCGACCAAGGCGCACCACACGGGAGCGGCGGTCCGGGCGCTGGCGCCGCACCTGGCGCCCGACGGGCACGTCGTGTCCGCGCAGAACGGCCTGAACGAGTTGGCGATCGCGGAGGTCGTGGGCCAGGAGCGAACGGTCGGGGCCTTCGTGAACTTCGGCGCCGACTACCTCGAGCCCGGCGTCATTCACTTCGGGGGGCGGGGCGCGGTCGTCGTGGGCGAAATCGACGGACGGGTCACCCCTCGGGTGACGGCCATCCGCGACGCCTGGCGCCACTTCGACGAGCGCGCGACGGCGACGCCCAACATCTGGGGCTACCTGTGGGGCAAGGAGGCGTACGGGGCAATGCTGTTCGCGACGGCGCTCTCGAACGAGTCCATCGCCGACGCGCTCGCCGAGGTCACGTACCGGCCGATCTACATCGCCCTGGCGCGCGAGATGCTGGCGGTGGCGGCCGCCCGGGGGGTGACCCCGGAGGCCTTCGACGGCTTCGATCCGAACGCCTACGCGCCGTCGGCGCCCGCCGGCGCCGCCGAGCGATCGCTCGACGCCCTGGTGGCGCACAACCGGCGGTCGGCCAAGACACACAGCGGGATCTGGCGCGACCTGGCCGTGCGCAAGCGGCCGACGGAGGTCGACGCGCAACTGGGCATCGTCGTCACGCTGGCGGCGGAGGTGGGCATTCCCACGCCCCTCACGGCGCGCCTCGTCGCGCTCATCCACGACATCGAACATGGAACCCGGCCGCTCGCGATCGAGAACCTCGACGTCCTGGCGGCGGCCCTCTCCGAACCGTGAGTCCGGCATGACCCTCGACTTCACCGGCAAGACCGTCGTCGTGACCGGCGCCGCGCACGGATTCGGCCGCGCGATCGGCCAGGCCTTCGCCACGCGCGGGGCCACCGTGTGGGCGTGCGACGTCATCGACGAGGAAATTCGAGAAACGGAGTCACTCTGCCGCCGCGCGGGCGGCGCGTGTCACGGCCGTGTCGTCGACGTCCGCGACCGGGCGGCGGTCCACGCGCTCGTGGCGGACGCCGCGGCCGCGACAGGACGGGTGGACGTGCTCGTGAACAATGCCGGGGGCGTCCTCGGCCAGGTCGGCCGTCCGCTCGAGTCCGTGTCCGCCGAAGAGTGGCAGGCCATCTTCGACGTGAACGTGACGGGGGCCTTCTCCTGCGCGCAGGCGGTCGCTCCGGGCATGAAGGCCGCGGGCGCCGGCCGGATCGTGAACATCTCGAGCGGCGCTGGGCTGGGCGTCAGCCTGACGGGCATCCAGGCGTACGCCTCGGCGAAGGCGGCGCAGATCGGGCTCACGCGCCAGCTCGCGCACGAACTGGGCCCGTGGGGCATCACCGTGAACAACATCGCCCCCGGCTTCGTGCGCTCGAATCCGACGACGGAGCGGCAGTGGCAGTCGTACGGCGAGGACGGCCAGCGGCAGCTCGTCGCGCGGATCGCGCTCAGGCGGCTCGGCACGCCCGAGGACATCGCGCACGGCGTGCTCTTCTTCGCGTCCGAGTACGCGGGCTGGATCACGGGGCAGGTGCTCTCGATCGACGGCGGCAAGTGATGGCGCTCGACGACGTCCTGGCGCACCTGGCGGCGAACCGCGACCGCGTGCTCGCGTCGCTCCTGGAGTTCGCGGCCATTCCCAGCGTGAGCACCGATCCGGCGCACGCGGCCGACGTGGCGCGGGCCTCGCGATGGGTGGCCGATCGCATCGCGGCGGCCGGGCCGTTCGACGTGCGCGTCCGCCCCACGGGCGGGCATCCCGTCGTGTACGCGGAATGGCTGCACGCGCCCGGCCGGCCGACGGTGCTCGTCTACGGCCACTACGACGTCCAGCCGCCCGACCCGCTGGAGAAGTGGAACACGCCGCCCTTCGCCCCCACCGTCGCCTCGGGTCGTATCTACGCACGCGGCATCTCGGACGACAAGGGGCCGATGCTGATCCCGATCGCCGTGGCCGAGGCGTTCTTCGCCGCGGCCGGCGGCCCTCCCGTGAACCTGAAGTTCCTGTTCGAGGGCGAGGAAGAGATCGGCAGCCGGCATCTCGAGGCCTTCGTGATCGCGCATCGCGATCACCTCGCCGCGGACGTCCTCGTCTCGGCCGACGGCGCCATGTGGCGCATCGACGAGCCGTCGCTGACGGTCGCCAGCCGCGGCCTCTGCGGATTGGAGCTGACGCTGACCGGCGCGGCGAAGGACCTGCATTCCGGCCGGCACGGCGGCGGCGTCGCCAATCCCCTGCACGGACTGGCGGCGCTGATTTCGTCACTGCACGACGCTGACGGCCGGGTCGCCGTGTCCGGATTCTACGACGAGGTCCGCGAGCTCTCGCCCGGCGATCGGGCCGACATCGCCGCGCTGCCGTACGACGAAGAGGCGTACTGCCGGCAGATCGGGGCCGCCGCGCTCGTCGGCGAACCCGGGTACTCCACGCTCGAGCGGCAGTGGACGCGGCCGACCCTCGAGATCAACGGGATGTGGGGCGGCTACCAGGGCCCAGGCCAGAAGACGGTGATTCCGGGCGAGGCGCACGCCAAGATCACGTGCCGGCTCGTGCCCGACCAGGATCCGGCGGCGATTCTGAGCCGCGTGGCGCGGCACCTCGAATCGCACGTCCCACCAGGGACGCGGCTCTCGCTGCGGCTCTCGGACCACGGCGCGCGCGCCGCCTCGATCCCGACCGACCACGTCGCGCTGCGGACGGCGGCCGACGCGCTCCAGGCCACCTACGGCGTCCGGCCCGCGTTCGTGCGAATGGGGGGCACGGTGCCGATCGCGGCGATCTTCCAGCGACATCTCGGGCTGGACGCCGTCTTCTTCTCGTTCTCCACGGCCGACGAGGACTTCCACGCACCGAACGAGTTCTTCCGCGTGCACCGCCTGCACGAGGGCCTGGAGGCGTGGGCCCGCTACTGGACGCTGCTCGGCGACGTGCCGGCCTAGGGACGGCGGGCCCGCGGCTAGCGGCGGGCGCCGCTGCCGGGGACGACGACGAAGGTGCCGTACATCATGTCCGAGTCGAGCTCGATGGTACGGAGCCGCGTCTTGGCATCGGCCGAGTAGACCTCGATCGTCCGGCCCGCTTCGCACAGGTACAGCAGCCCGCCGGTGCCGGCGCTCATCTGCATGCGCGTCCTCGTCGGCACCTCGACGCGGTTCGTCACCTTCCGCGCCTCCATGTCGATCGTCCACAGCTCGTGCCGGCCGATCTCGGCGAGCAGGATGTGGGCATGCCGGTGATCGGGCGCGACCCGGAAGGAGATCCCGGACGTCGGCTCCGGGCCCAGCGGGAAGACCTCCACGGACTTCGCGGCCAGGTCGACCTGGCCGACGACGAGCAGCTTCCGGTTCATGATGGCGTCGCGCATCGTGAACAGGACCGTCACCTTGCCCTGCGGGTCGGCCGAGTCGTCCCACGCGCCGGGCTCGAAGCGCCCGAACGCCGGGTCGGGCGGCAGCGAGAGCTCCCACTCGTCCACCTGCGCCATCGTGGCCGCGTCGAAGATGGTCACCTTCTCCCCGAAGACGTAGAGGAGCTTGCCGTCCGGCGAGAAACGCAGCGCGACGTTGTAGTAGTTGGGCTCGAAGCCGAGCCGCCACGGGAACGTCTGGATCACGCGGTGCTGGGCGAGGTCGTACAGCAGGAACTCGGGCTCGCCGATCTCCCACCGGTCGATCTGCTTGGTGGAGGTCCGCGCCAGGATCAGCATGGCGCGGTGCGTGGGATCCGCCTCATAGGTGAGGGCGCGGACGTGACGGCGGGCGTCGCTCAGCGTGAAGGTGTCCACGCTCTGGCGGCTGGCGACGTCCACCACCTCGAAGCGTTCCTGGTTGGCGCTCTGGACGTAGAACTTCGTCCGGTCCGGCGCGAGGCGCACGATGTAGGGCGACCCCGTCTTCAGCGCGATCTTCGTGACGGCACCGGTGGACTCGTCCACCGCCGTGATGTGGCCCGAATACGACCCCACGTAGATCGTGCCCGTCCCGGTGGGCTTCCACTGGGCGGACAGCGGCGTGGCGGACAGCGCCAGGACGAGGGTGGCGGCCAGGGCACGGAAGGTCATCGCTGGGCATTGTGCCCCGGATCGGGGCGAACCCGGCGGAATCGTGTGAGAATGCGCCCGCGGCCTCGAACGCCCGGACGGCCGGCCCGCCAGCCCGGCCAGCCGCCTCGGGCGGGGCGGCGGCGGGCCTGGAACCCCCCGGTGGACCCGGGCGTAGTACGAGGCGAGATGCCCCCTATGTCACGGGCGCGCGAATTCTTTGCGGCCTACACCCAGGACCTGACGACCGAGGAGCTGGGGCGCGTCTTCACCCGCGATGCGCCCGAGGCGTACCGCTTCTTCACGCGCGGCGTGGACAGCAAGGCGTTCCGCGCGCTTCCCTGGCATACCCGCGCGCTGCGCTGGACGCAGGCGTTCTTCGTGGCCTTCACCATGCGGCTGACGCCGGCGCGCCGGCTGCTGTACGGCCTCGCGCTGGTCGCAGCGGCGGTGGGCGTCGTCGAGCTCTTCCGGGGCGTCACCGTCTTCGGCGTGCCGATTGTCATCCCGCCGTTCTTCTTCCGGGTGGGGGTGCCCACGCTCGCGTTCGCTCCCGGCACGAACTGGCTGATCCTGGCCTTCGCCCTCATGAACCTCCTGGTCCTGCTGGAGGTGTTCGACCGGCTCTCCCTCAAGCGTGATCTCGAGGTGGCTCGTGAGATCCAGCTCGCGATGCTGCCCGACGGCACCTGGTCCGCCCGCGGGGTCGAGGCCAGCGGCTTGACCAGGCCCGCCAACACCGTGGGCGGCGACTTCTACGACATCCTGCCGCGCCCGGACGGACGGGTGATCGTGGCCCTGGGCGACGTGGCGGGCAAGGCCAGCCCGGCCGCCCTGCTGATGGCACTGTTCCTGGCCATGCTGCGCACGCTCGTGGACGAGAACCTGGAGCCCGCCGAGCTCGTCCATCGCCTGAACATCCAGGTCTCGAAGCACGCGCCACCGTCGCGCTTCATCACCCTCTTCCTCGGGCTGTTCGATCCGGAAACCGGCGCCATCGAGTTCGTCAACGCCGGGCAGACCCCGCCGCTCCTGCTGCGCTCGGGCGGCACGGTGGAACGCCTGTCGACGGGCGGGGTCGCCCTGGCGATGTTCGAGGGTTCGACCTACGAGTCGGGCCACGCGCGGCTCGACCCCGGAGACGCCCTGGTGCTCTACAGCGACGGCATCACGGAAGCCGAGTCCCCGGCCGGCCACATGTTCGAGGAGTCCGGCCTCGAGGCCGCGGTGCGAGCGACGCCCGGCGTCTCGGCGGCCGTGCTCAGCCGTGCGGTCTTCCGCGCCGTGGACGACCACAGGCGAGGCGAGCGGCTCGCGGACGACCTCACGGTCCTGGTGCTCAGCCGGCCCGTCGTGCCACCGGTCCCCGACTTCGTCACAGCCGCCGGAATCCAATAGCTCGCGGCCGACGTTCTGGCGTCTAATCGGACGATGGGGCGGGCAGTCGTACTGACGGCTGTGCTGCTGGCGTGTGCGTGCCCGGCGCAGGCGCGCCAGGCCACCGCACAGGACGCCGACGAGGCGCTCATCGCCCGCGCGCTCCAGCGCATCGAGCTCGCGCTCTCCACCAGCGACAAGGATGCCTGGCTGGCCATGGTCTCGCCCAACGCAGACCAGGGCGCCGCGGCAGAGTTCTTCGACGCGGCGCTGCCGCGGGGCGTCACCCGCGCGGTCGTGCGCGAGCGCGATCGGCTGCCGCTGGACGGCGCGCTTCCCGGCGACGGGTACCACCTCACCGTGGAGGTGTTCATCGAGGCCGGACCGCGCGGCCAGCTGGCCACGTGGCGCCTCGACATCCGTCGGCCGGCGGGCGCCGGCGCGGAGCCGGGCACGGACGACACGCCGTGGCGGGTCGTCGCCCACGATCGCCTGTCGCAGGTGGACGTCCTGCACCGGCTCGCCCTCAACACCGACCGGATGTATCAGGCCCACGGGCTGGTCATGACGTCGATCGACTTCGAGCTCCGCCTCGCAACCGGCTCGGTGTTCGTCGCGGACACGGCCGAAGGCGTGACGGCCGTGGTCCTGCTCGGCGACGGCACGATGACCTTCAGCCCGACGCCCAAGACGGAACAGGGCCAGGTCCGCCTGTTCGCCGGCGACGACAAGGTGGAGAGCCGCTTCGACGCGGCCTACGTCCGCATCAACCCGTACGACTTCGAGCAGCACCTCACGAGCGGCGCCCTGACCGTCGCGCCGACCGACGGGCGGATGCTGAACCGCGCGCGGGAGATCTTCGACGACGAGGTCGCCAAGTCGTTCAGCCTCGACCTGAGCGACATGAGCCGCGACACCTGGTCGATCCTGCCGCAGCCGGGCGACCTGCTCGCCGAGGTGCGGACGCGCCGCTTCCGCACGCTCACCTACGCCAGATCCGGCAGCGAGGCGGAGGACGTCACGTTCTTCAGCCGGGACCGCCAGCGCAACATCTCGCTCTACGCGTCGCCGCAGAAGCTGGCCAGCCGCGGGCGCTTCTACAACGAGGACGACCTCACCGAGTACGACGTGCTCGATCACGAGATCGACGTCGAGGTCTTCCCGGAGAGGGAATGGCTCGCCGGCGTCTCGACGCTGAAGCTGCGCGTGACGGCGTTCGTGCTGGGCGCGGTCCAGTTGAAGCTGGCCGACAACCTCACGGTGTCGTCGGTGACGAGCAAGGAGCTGGGACGGCTGCTGTTCCTCAGGGTGCGCAACCAGAACGCGTTCATCATCAACCTGCCGTCGCCGGTGTCCCGGGACTACGAGCTGACCCTGACGGTGCGGTACCAGGGCCGCCTGGAGACGCAGGAGATCACGTCGGAGTCGATTCAGCGCGGGCGGTCGCGTCCCGAGGACGTGCCATTCGTGCCCGCCGAGCCGAACTGGCTGCTGAGCAATCGCTCGTACTGGTATCCGCAGGCACCCGTCACCGACTACGCCACGTCGACGCTCCGCGTCGTCGTCCCCGCCGAATACACCGTCGCGGCGACCGGCACGCCGACATCGAGCGAGCCCGAACCGATGGCCCCGATCGAGGGCCAGGCGCGCCACCGTTTCTCGTTCCGCACCGGCCATCCCGTCCGGTACCTCGGGGCGGTCGTGAGCCGGATGACGCGCGTCGACGCCGCGAC includes:
- a CDS encoding dipeptidase, with product MALDDVLAHLAANRDRVLASLLEFAAIPSVSTDPAHAADVARASRWVADRIAAAGPFDVRVRPTGGHPVVYAEWLHAPGRPTVLVYGHYDVQPPDPLEKWNTPPFAPTVASGRIYARGISDDKGPMLIPIAVAEAFFAAAGGPPVNLKFLFEGEEEIGSRHLEAFVIAHRDHLAADVLVSADGAMWRIDEPSLTVASRGLCGLELTLTGAAKDLHSGRHGGGVANPLHGLAALISSLHDADGRVAVSGFYDEVRELSPGDRADIAALPYDEEAYCRQIGAAALVGEPGYSTLERQWTRPTLEINGMWGGYQGPGQKTVIPGEAHAKITCRLVPDQDPAAILSRVARHLESHVPPGTRLSLRLSDHGARAASIPTDHVALRTAADALQATYGVRPAFVRMGGTVPIAAIFQRHLGLDAVFFSFSTADEDFHAPNEFFRVHRLHEGLEAWARYWTLLGDVPA
- a CDS encoding SDR family NAD(P)-dependent oxidoreductase; amino-acid sequence: MTLDFTGKTVVVTGAAHGFGRAIGQAFATRGATVWACDVIDEEIRETESLCRRAGGACHGRVVDVRDRAAVHALVADAAAATGRVDVLVNNAGGVLGQVGRPLESVSAEEWQAIFDVNVTGAFSCAQAVAPGMKAAGAGRIVNISSGAGLGVSLTGIQAYASAKAAQIGLTRQLAHELGPWGITVNNIAPGFVRSNPTTERQWQSYGEDGQRQLVARIALRRLGTPEDIAHGVLFFASEYAGWITGQVLSIDGGK
- a CDS encoding glycine C-acetyltransferase, which codes for MSRPDPLAFLNDELAALKAQGLYRTLRVLEGEALAHAVYDHRSVVNLSSNNYLGLTTHPRLRQAALDAVRELGVGSGAVRTISGTMALHVELERRLAAFKNVEAVVVFQSGFAANAGTVSAVLSKDDVIISDSLNHASIIDGCRLSRAPIKVFPHKDVAAARAILQDLPASQRKLLITDGVFSMDGDLGPLPALCDLADEFGCIMMVDDAHASGVFGRQGRGTVDHFGCHGRVDIQVGTLSKAIGALGGYVAGTGALIDFLHHRARPFLFSTSHPPAVTAACIAALDVLETEPQWMERLWENTRFFQAGLKGLGFNTGQSESPITPVIVGEAALAMKMSDRLFVEGVFAQGIGFPTVARDQARLRTIVSATHTREDLQFALDMFAKVGRELGVI
- a CDS encoding creatininase family protein, whose translation is MRIADMHWQQVEEYLRHDDRAVLPLGSTEQHGYLRLTVDCILPERVALDAAEPLGVPVFPVVPYGVTPYFRDFPGTISLRVETHLRVVGDILDGLAHTGFRRILIVNGHGGNNAVQQFALEWAADRPACRVLFHNWWNAPRTWAKVQAIDPVASHGSWMENFPWTRLPGVAMPDVPRPMVDLARVRALDPAALKTYLGDGNFGGAYQRPDEELLALWQVAVEETRALLTGSWGGEA
- a CDS encoding PP2C family protein-serine/threonine phosphatase, which codes for MSRAREFFAAYTQDLTTEELGRVFTRDAPEAYRFFTRGVDSKAFRALPWHTRALRWTQAFFVAFTMRLTPARRLLYGLALVAAAVGVVELFRGVTVFGVPIVIPPFFFRVGVPTLAFAPGTNWLILAFALMNLLVLLEVFDRLSLKRDLEVAREIQLAMLPDGTWSARGVEASGLTRPANTVGGDFYDILPRPDGRVIVALGDVAGKASPAALLMALFLAMLRTLVDENLEPAELVHRLNIQVSKHAPPSRFITLFLGLFDPETGAIEFVNAGQTPPLLLRSGGTVERLSTGGVALAMFEGSTYESGHARLDPGDALVLYSDGITEAESPAGHMFEESGLEAAVRATPGVSAAVLSRAVFRAVDDHRRGERLADDLTVLVLSRPVVPPVPDFVTAAGIQ
- a CDS encoding 2-dehydropantoate 2-reductase produces the protein MRTLVWGAGAIGGTLGAYLVRAGQDVTFVDAAEDHVAAITGRGLRVTGPLDEFTVRAPAFTPSALSGTWPEIVLATKAHHTGAAVRALAPHLAPDGHVVSAQNGLNELAIAEVVGQERTVGAFVNFGADYLEPGVIHFGGRGAVVVGEIDGRVTPRVTAIRDAWRHFDERATATPNIWGYLWGKEAYGAMLFATALSNESIADALAEVTYRPIYIALAREMLAVAAARGVTPEAFDGFDPNAYAPSAPAGAAERSLDALVAHNRRSAKTHSGIWRDLAVRKRPTEVDAQLGIVVTLAAEVGIPTPLTARLVALIHDIEHGTRPLAIENLDVLAAALSEP
- a CDS encoding M1 family aminopeptidase; translated protein: MGRAVVLTAVLLACACPAQARQATAQDADEALIARALQRIELALSTSDKDAWLAMVSPNADQGAAAEFFDAALPRGVTRAVVRERDRLPLDGALPGDGYHLTVEVFIEAGPRGQLATWRLDIRRPAGAGAEPGTDDTPWRVVAHDRLSQVDVLHRLALNTDRMYQAHGLVMTSIDFELRLATGSVFVADTAEGVTAVVLLGDGTMTFSPTPKTEQGQVRLFAGDDKVESRFDAAYVRINPYDFEQHLTSGALTVAPTDGRMLNRAREIFDDEVAKSFSLDLSDMSRDTWSILPQPGDLLAEVRTRRFRTLTYARSGSEAEDVTFFSRDRQRNISLYASPQKLASRGRFYNEDDLTEYDVLDHEIDVEVFPEREWLAGVSTLKLRVTAFVLGAVQLKLADNLTVSSVTSKELGRLLFLRVRNQNAFIINLPSPVSRDYELTLTVRYQGRLETQEITSESIQRGRSRPEDVPFVPAEPNWLLSNRSYWYPQAPVTDYATSTLRVVVPAEYTVAATGTPTSSEPEPMAPIEGQARHRFSFRTGHPVRYLGAVVSRMTRVDAATVALDIVTPPPPPPPKSVTLAELLAPPKPRPVGARNTVDLVTLGNRRQEGRAREALETTADILRFYSSLIGDAPYPSFTVAMLESDLPGGHSPPFFAVINNPLPTTPFVWRNDPATFSDFPEFVLAHEVAHQWWGQGVGWKNYHEQWISEGFAQYFATLYARERRGDQVYHSALKNLRRWAMEHSDQGPISLGYRLGHIRNEPRVFRALVYNKGAAVLHMLRRLIGDDVFLAGLRRFYAEFRYRKAGTDDLRLAMEAASGRDLQRFFDRWVLDSSLPRVRLTPTVRPGAVDIAYEQSGDVFDVPVTVTVQYTDGTSEDTVVALSEASGTAVVETRSTVRSVDFNRDDASLGHFDRR